Proteins from a single region of Mailhella massiliensis:
- a CDS encoding type III secretion system chaperone, which yields MASPLQQTADIITRAAGWQQASPDDEGIFHFALEGGLDFTLRSPENKTGILLASLGGAPENDDELRRLAALAAGCLKKRRSVFSMGEHGLELHRSFLLSEASADVLVPEVRDFLNDLAWWKRQISGAGTSPAKNASPFSIPFGNWFPG from the coding sequence ATGGCATCGCCGCTTCAGCAGACAGCCGACATCATCACCCGTGCAGCGGGCTGGCAGCAGGCCAGTCCCGATGATGAGGGAATCTTCCACTTCGCGCTGGAAGGCGGGCTGGACTTTACCCTGCGTTCCCCGGAAAACAAAACAGGCATACTGCTTGCCTCCCTCGGCGGCGCTCCTGAAAACGACGATGAACTCAGACGTCTTGCCGCCCTTGCCGCCGGATGCCTGAAAAAACGCCGTTCCGTGTTCAGCATGGGGGAACATGGTCTGGAACTTCATCGCTCCTTCCTGCTGTCGGAAGCCTCCGCCGATGTTCTGGTACCGGAGGTGCGGGATTTCCTCAACGATCTCGCGTGGTGGAAGCGGCAGATTTCCGGCGCGGGAACCTCCCCGGCAAAAAACGCCTCGCCGTTCAGCATTCCCTTCGGCAACTGGTTCCCCGGCTGA
- the sctC gene encoding type III secretion system outer membrane ring subunit SctC, producing the protein MRKHFSLLAASAFASLFFRQVVLACLCLVVLTAGSASAATFRHPFSYYADSQELGTVLMHFARAEGYAASLSPAVKGTVSGRFQDVEPLTFLAGMQSAFDVNWYTLGNTIYFYHAGESQRIFLSPRTGTARQLYDALKKSVVFSPQLPPTLGGAGDVISVSGPPEYLTQIRNAAAAFEASQTEQIVMRVFPLKHAWAEDMTVSSMDKTVTVPGIATILRAMVMGTPVSGTRVTQEKATVEKLGGKGLSALGREESSPAQPQVSPTPVSTGSISIMADPRVNAVLVSDAAYRMPYYAQVIKDLDKPVELVEIHAAIVDIDTDFKRELGIAFQGSGGSGNGWSGGGTSTGSTSNGTGMPSPGVMDNAGLTLSTIYTHGSDFFLARIQALEENNEARVLGRPSVLTVDNIQATLENTTTYYVEVEGYQAVDLYKVEAGTVLRVTPHIIREHGETSIKLAVSVQDDQDSSTSVDTSAGVPPIKQTKINTQAIVSAGQSLLIGGYYYEQQGQDESGVPLLKDIPVIGHLFKSNAKQSKRMERLILITPRIVELSGNNVPSQVEDPSFHRTATQADYEPRIPVRSKGAGCSRASRTPDVSTVSGAERTL; encoded by the coding sequence ATGCGGAAACATTTCTCCCTTCTTGCCGCCTCAGCCTTCGCTTCCCTCTTTTTCCGGCAGGTCGTTCTGGCCTGCCTTTGCCTCGTCGTGCTCACGGCGGGCAGCGCTTCGGCGGCGACCTTCCGCCACCCCTTCTCCTATTATGCCGACAGCCAGGAACTCGGCACCGTGCTCATGCACTTCGCACGGGCCGAAGGCTATGCGGCATCCCTTTCCCCCGCCGTCAAGGGAACCGTCAGCGGGCGCTTTCAGGATGTGGAACCGCTTACCTTTCTTGCCGGGATGCAGAGCGCCTTCGACGTGAACTGGTACACGCTCGGCAATACCATCTACTTCTACCATGCCGGCGAAAGTCAGCGCATCTTTCTTTCTCCCCGCACGGGTACGGCGCGGCAGCTTTACGACGCGCTGAAAAAATCCGTCGTCTTCTCCCCGCAGCTTCCGCCGACGCTGGGAGGTGCGGGCGACGTCATTTCCGTTTCCGGCCCGCCGGAATATCTCACGCAGATCAGAAACGCCGCAGCCGCGTTCGAAGCCTCGCAGACGGAGCAGATCGTCATGCGGGTCTTTCCGCTCAAACATGCCTGGGCGGAAGACATGACGGTAAGCAGCATGGACAAAACGGTCACCGTGCCGGGAATCGCCACCATCCTGCGCGCCATGGTCATGGGTACTCCCGTATCGGGCACGCGCGTCACGCAGGAAAAGGCCACGGTGGAAAAGCTGGGAGGCAAGGGACTTTCGGCGCTGGGCAGGGAAGAGAGTTCCCCCGCGCAGCCGCAGGTCTCTCCCACCCCCGTTTCCACGGGCAGCATCAGCATCATGGCCGACCCGCGCGTCAACGCCGTGCTCGTCAGCGATGCGGCGTACCGTATGCCCTATTACGCGCAGGTCATCAAGGATCTGGACAAGCCTGTGGAACTTGTGGAAATTCACGCCGCCATCGTGGATATCGATACCGATTTCAAGCGCGAACTCGGCATCGCCTTCCAGGGGTCTGGCGGCAGCGGCAACGGCTGGAGCGGAGGCGGCACCTCGACGGGTTCCACCTCCAACGGCACGGGTATGCCCTCCCCCGGCGTCATGGACAACGCGGGTCTCACCCTTTCCACCATCTACACCCACGGCAGCGACTTCTTTCTCGCCCGCATACAGGCTCTTGAGGAAAACAACGAAGCCCGCGTGCTGGGCCGCCCCTCCGTTCTTACGGTGGACAACATTCAGGCCACGCTGGAAAACACCACCACCTATTATGTGGAAGTGGAAGGCTACCAGGCCGTGGATCTGTACAAGGTCGAGGCGGGTACCGTGCTGCGCGTGACGCCCCACATCATCCGCGAGCACGGAGAAACCTCCATCAAGCTTGCCGTGAGCGTGCAGGATGATCAGGACAGCAGCACCAGCGTCGATACGAGCGCCGGAGTGCCCCCCATCAAACAGACCAAGATCAACACCCAGGCCATCGTCAGCGCCGGGCAGAGTCTGCTCATCGGCGGCTATTACTATGAGCAGCAGGGACAGGACGAAAGCGGCGTTCCCCTGCTCAAGGATATTCCCGTCATCGGGCATTTGTTCAAGAGCAATGCAAAGCAGAGCAAGAGAATGGAACGGCTCATTCTCATCACGCCGCGCATCGTGGAACTTTCCGGCAACAACGTGCCCAGCCAGGTGGAAGATCCTTCCTTCCACCGCACCGCCACACAGGCCGACTACGAACCGCGCATTCCCGTCCGCTCCAAAGGCGCAGGCTGTTCCCGCGCTTCCCGCACGCCCGACGTATCCACCGTCTCCGGTGCGGAAAGGACGCTGTGA